The Schistocerca gregaria isolate iqSchGreg1 chromosome 1, iqSchGreg1.2, whole genome shotgun sequence genome includes a window with the following:
- the LOC126281869 gene encoding uncharacterized protein LOC126281869, with product MEWNAETALKLIECYRERECLWDPTNCDYKNKLKRLDAWREISELLERNVNDVRKKMESLLTSFRRERQREANQTGIGSDEVYRSTWFAFSSMGFLHDKVAANKSGTQRSFHNRTLRKDISTSRGSDNATAKLSHNEEPDGGDTGKDEPATTPDSCKKSRISDPSAPNQSNHSRTDIAYDLNLELNEKRCPRDESSIYGDYIAAKHRKYSQHTKSVVEHLVGQILFKADMGLYETEFTTPHTQPQSRFYNSNKQHVSSSHTRPSPSLLQTYSAHCPSPSNAFQTNDAELHQNTCTPTTDTPPPQSIYKVSPVPSEDSDLSP from the exons ATGGAGTGGAATGCGGAGACGGCATTAAAGCTGATAGAGTGTTATCGCGAACGGGAATGTTTATGGGACCCTACGAACTGCgattataaaaacaaattgaaaagatTAGACGCTTGGAGGGAAATAAGTGAGCTGTTAGAAAGAAATGTGAACGATGTAAGAAAGAAAATGGAGTCTTTACTGACATCTTTTCGCCGTGAACGACAGAGAGAAGCGAACCAAACTGGGATTGGTTCTGATGAAGTATACAGATCGACATGGTTTGCTTTTAGCAGTATGGGCTTCCTGCACGATAAAGTCGCCGCGAATAAATCAGGAACACAGAG GAGTTTCCATAACAGGACACTGAGAAAAGACATATCGACATCGAGGGGAAGCGACAATGCTACTGCAAAACTAAGCCATAATGAAGAGCCAGATGGTGGGGACACGGGCAAAGATGAACCAGCGACAACACCAGACAGCTGTAAGAAGTCTCGCATCTCAGATCCCTCTGCACCGAACCAAAGTAACCATTCAAGGACAGACATTGCTTACGACTTAAATCTGGAACTCAACGAAAAGCGATGCCCACGTGATGAAAGTTCTATTTACGGGGACTATATTGCAGccaaacacagaaaatacagtcaGCACACCAAAAGTGTAGTGGAGCATTTGGTCGGACAAATCCTTTTCAAAGCTGACATGGGTTTATATGAGACGGAATTCACTACACCGCATACGCAACCTCAAAGTAGGTTCTATAATTCTAATAAGCAACATGTCAGTAGTAGCCACACCAGGCCATCTCCTTCATTGCTACAGACATACAGTGCCCACTGCCCATCCCCATCCAATGCTTTCCAAACCAACGATGCTGAACTACACCAAAACACTTGTACGCCTACAACCGATACACCACCACCACAGTCGATTTATAAAGTTTCACCAGTTCCCTCTGAAGACTCAGATCTTTCACCGTAG